In Mycteria americana isolate JAX WOST 10 ecotype Jacksonville Zoo and Gardens chromosome 23, USCA_MyAme_1.0, whole genome shotgun sequence, a single window of DNA contains:
- the LSM1 gene encoding U6 snRNA-associated Sm-like protein LSm1, which yields MNYMPGTASLIQDIDKKHLVLLRDGRTLIGYLRSIDQFANLVLHQTVERIHVGKKYGDIPRGIFVVRGENVVLLGEIDLEKESDTPLQQVSIEEILEEQRVEQQAKQESEKLKVQALKERGLSVPRVDTLDEY from the exons TCATCCAGGACATCGACA AGAAGCACCTGGTCCTGCTGCGGGACGGCCGGACGCTCATCGGGTACCTGCGCAGCATCGACCAGTTTG CAAACTTGGTGTTGCACCAGACTGTGGAGCGCATCCACGTCGGCAAGAAGTATGGGGACATCCCTCGGGGCATCTTTGTTGTGAGAGGCGAGAACGTTGTTCTGCTGGGGGAAATA GACCTGGAGAAGGAGAGCGACACGCCTCTGCAGCAGGTCTCCATCGAGGAGATCCTGGAGGAGCAGCGGGTGGAGCAGCAGGCCAAGCAGGAGTCGGAGAAGCTGAAAGTGCAGGCGCTGAAGGAGCGGGGCCTCTCCGTCCCGCGGGTGGACACCCTGGACGAGTACTAA